The following coding sequences are from one Geothrix sp. window:
- a CDS encoding hemerythrin domain-containing protein, translating to MQLIEDLRQEHELIEQVVGSLRTFVAARLADQGDPEDGVRFLAFFRRYAGDFHHDKEEVVLFRALSEKAELPLERGPIAALTGEHRRMGGLLDAMEGLFGSPLSGPDRTRLQALAVDYSHSLWRHIDAENSVLFPEGQERLRRFHIQELPSRPMTEAEAAARDAGLALISRYPPTLDPDVHRGDGCVVCPSYGTTCQGLEREWWTELEWEDMWDRMSSD from the coding sequence ATGCAGCTCATCGAGGACCTCCGACAGGAACACGAACTCATCGAGCAGGTGGTGGGCTCCCTCCGCACCTTCGTCGCGGCCCGTCTGGCGGACCAGGGCGATCCCGAGGATGGCGTCCGGTTCCTGGCCTTCTTCCGGCGCTACGCCGGGGACTTCCACCACGACAAGGAGGAGGTCGTCCTCTTCCGGGCCCTGTCGGAGAAGGCGGAACTTCCCCTGGAGCGCGGCCCCATCGCCGCCCTGACTGGCGAGCACCGGCGCATGGGCGGGCTGCTCGATGCCATGGAAGGCCTCTTCGGCTCCCCCCTGTCCGGGCCGGATCGAACCCGCCTGCAGGCCCTCGCCGTGGACTACAGCCATTCCCTCTGGCGGCACATCGACGCCGAGAACTCGGTGTTGTTCCCCGAGGGCCAGGAGCGCCTGCGGCGCTTCCACATCCAGGAGCTGCCCTCCCGGCCCATGACCGAAGCGGAGGCCGCGGCCCGGGATGCGGGTCTGGCCCTGATCTCACGCTACCCGCCCACCCTGGATCCCGATGTCCACCGCGGCGATGGCTGCGTGGTGTGCCCGTCCTACGGCACCACGTGCCAGGGCCTCGAGCGGGAGTGGTGGACCGAGCTGGAGTGGGAGGACATGTGGGACCGCATGTCGAGCGACTAG
- a CDS encoding methyl-accepting chemotaxis protein encodes MHLIKGLYQWGEKALFNSLLRKLLGCMLPIYLMLLVLSGYTLQVTRTLRASLSAAGRLDAATLEHLARTESMAIAIPVLALVIAAGAFLTFHLSVAVPLRKITGIIQGGDFSKDISLDTHDEIGRLAAGFNRFAGEIRDILDTSKRLGLSIAVGSTRTTKLASDSAVDAQRQGALSERITRTSQDVAEAVGNVAQVTGHITASTLENLEAARMTRTELLEADASMATTNRRLTEFSELVVRLNERSERIIDVVQLIEGVSEQTKLLALNASIEAAHAGEAGKGFAVVAEEVRKLSGNVGEAAEEISRNLGDMLQEVELTSQGIQEITVDFQGTSGILGRASEHFAKLVRDFEENSAQLTGATSAVGSISGTSIEIHQQARDIQSLSATAEGRLQESTRFSGDMNRATERLLELVSRFRTGTGELESVIQRTIRWRDAMEARIQEFAARGVEVFDQSYRPVPDTNPQKFMTSYAAVFGRELQPLFDEARRDLGSIYSVALDVNGYLAIHHSGVSEPLTGDPKTDVLKSRHQRIYFTVETEKRRARNTEAFLFQTYMRDTGEILNDLALPIHIGGRHWGAMVNGFNPERFLQG; translated from the coding sequence ATGCACCTGATCAAAGGTCTCTACCAGTGGGGCGAGAAGGCCCTGTTCAACTCCCTTCTGCGGAAGCTCCTCGGCTGCATGCTGCCCATCTACCTCATGCTCCTTGTGCTGAGCGGGTACACCCTGCAGGTCACGCGGACCCTCCGGGCGAGCCTGTCGGCTGCCGGCCGCCTGGATGCCGCCACCCTCGAGCATCTGGCGCGGACCGAGTCCATGGCCATCGCCATCCCTGTCCTGGCTCTGGTCATCGCGGCGGGGGCCTTCCTCACCTTCCACCTGTCCGTGGCCGTCCCCCTGCGGAAGATCACCGGGATCATCCAGGGCGGTGACTTCTCGAAGGACATCAGCCTCGACACCCACGACGAGATCGGCCGGCTGGCCGCCGGTTTCAACCGCTTCGCCGGCGAGATCCGGGACATCCTGGACACGTCCAAGCGCCTGGGGCTGTCCATCGCCGTCGGCTCCACCCGCACCACCAAGCTCGCCTCCGATTCCGCCGTGGATGCCCAGCGCCAGGGGGCCCTGTCGGAGCGCATCACCCGGACCAGCCAGGACGTGGCCGAGGCCGTGGGCAACGTGGCCCAGGTCACGGGCCACATCACCGCCTCCACGCTGGAGAACCTCGAAGCCGCCCGGATGACCCGCACCGAACTGCTGGAGGCGGATGCCTCCATGGCCACGACGAACCGGCGGCTGACCGAGTTCTCCGAGCTGGTGGTGCGTCTGAATGAGCGGTCGGAGCGCATCATCGACGTCGTCCAGCTGATCGAGGGGGTTTCGGAGCAGACGAAGCTCCTGGCCCTCAACGCCTCCATCGAGGCGGCCCACGCGGGGGAGGCGGGGAAGGGCTTCGCGGTGGTGGCCGAGGAGGTCCGGAAGCTTTCGGGCAACGTCGGCGAAGCCGCCGAGGAGATCTCCCGCAACCTGGGCGACATGCTCCAGGAGGTGGAGCTGACCTCCCAGGGGATCCAGGAGATCACCGTGGATTTCCAGGGGACTTCCGGCATCCTCGGCCGAGCCTCGGAGCACTTCGCCAAGCTGGTGCGTGATTTCGAGGAGAACAGCGCCCAGCTCACGGGAGCCACCTCGGCCGTGGGCAGCATCTCCGGCACCAGCATCGAGATCCATCAGCAGGCCCGGGACATCCAGAGCCTCAGCGCAACCGCCGAGGGCCGTCTCCAGGAATCCACCCGATTCTCCGGTGACATGAACCGCGCCACGGAGCGGCTGCTGGAGCTGGTCTCCCGCTTCCGCACCGGCACGGGCGAGCTCGAATCGGTGATCCAGCGGACCATCCGCTGGCGGGATGCCATGGAGGCCCGGATCCAGGAGTTCGCGGCCCGGGGCGTCGAGGTCTTCGACCAGAGCTACCGGCCCGTCCCCGACACGAACCCCCAGAAGTTCATGACCTCCTACGCCGCCGTCTTCGGCCGGGAACTCCAACCCCTCTTCGACGAGGCCCGCCGGGATCTGGGTTCCATCTACTCCGTGGCCCTGGACGTCAACGGGTACCTCGCCATCCACCACTCCGGCGTCTCGGAGCCCCTGACCGGCGATCCCAAGACGGATGTCCTGAAGAGCCGCCACCAGCGGATCTACTTCACCGTCGAAACGGAGAAGCGGCGGGCGCGGAACACCGAGGCCTTCCTCTTCCAGACCTACATGCGCGACACCGGGGAGATCCTCAACGACCTGGCCCTGCCCATCCACATCGGGGGGCGGCACTGGGGGGCCATGGTCAACGGCTTCAACCCCGAGCGGTTCCTTCAGGGCTGA
- a CDS encoding valine--tRNA ligase codes for MREMDKAFDFRTAQTRWYSVWEDSKAFEAAPASGKEPWSIVIPPPNITGNLHMGHALVNTLHDVLTRFKRAQGFDALWVPGTDHAGIATQMMVERQLKAEGTDRHQLGRDAFEQRIWDWKEKNQGAIEHQLKRLGCSVDWTRNRFTLDPALNKAVRKVFVESYKAGRIYRGPRMIQWDPALQTALSDLEVKYEERRGKLWHLRYPLADGSGDVVVATTRPETMLGDTAVAVHPDDERYQGMIGKLMNHPLTGRQIPVVADSFVDPAFGTGCVKVTPAHDPNDFAAGQRLGLASITIIGFDAKMTPEAGAYAGLDRFEARKRVVADLEEQGFLVKVEDYVNKISLSDRSGAVLEPLVSEQWFMDVKEAAAKALEAVNTGAIQFTPEHHAAVWNHWLTNIQDWCISRQLVWGHRIPAWTCAKCGELHVEMEAPATCCACGAKELIQDPDTLDTWFSSALWPFSVFGWPDESDELKRYYPTSVLITGYDILFFWVARMAMAGLTWMGEVPFRKVYFNSLVRDASGQKMSKTKGNVIDPLEVMEEYGTDALRFSLAIMAAPGTDIAMSTARLEASRNFCNKLWNASRFVQMNLDESITLATVPEFGEAEFWLIKEMRDTLTAVTKALEEFRFHEASDLLYHLVWDDFCATYIELAKVQLVSGTAGQKAAILHFLDILLRALHPFVPFLTEEIHEAMMDGRLRAGEPTLLAQRSWPMDEPLLQVRGGDATIIPRFQEILSALLRLKAEQGVDPAKRVPAFCSLVELEPFTEALKSIARLESVTFTKDDLASPTRTVAVVAGGTVALELAGLKDPVAERAKLEKELVKLEKELEPLRARLADESFVTKAPEAAVAKLRGQAEEREQRLAQVLALLGGS; via the coding sequence ATGCGCGAAATGGACAAGGCTTTTGATTTCAGGACGGCGCAGACCCGCTGGTATTCCGTATGGGAGGACTCGAAGGCCTTCGAGGCCGCCCCCGCCAGCGGCAAGGAACCCTGGTCCATCGTGATCCCGCCGCCCAACATCACCGGCAACCTGCACATGGGCCACGCCCTGGTGAACACGCTGCACGACGTGCTGACCCGCTTCAAGCGGGCCCAGGGTTTCGACGCGCTGTGGGTGCCCGGCACCGATCACGCGGGCATCGCCACCCAGATGATGGTGGAGCGCCAGCTCAAGGCCGAGGGCACCGATCGCCACCAGCTGGGCCGCGATGCCTTCGAGCAGCGCATCTGGGACTGGAAGGAGAAGAACCAGGGCGCCATCGAGCACCAGCTGAAGCGCCTGGGCTGCTCCGTGGACTGGACCCGCAACCGCTTCACCCTGGACCCGGCTCTCAACAAGGCCGTGCGCAAGGTCTTCGTGGAGAGCTACAAGGCGGGCCGCATCTACCGCGGTCCCCGCATGATCCAGTGGGATCCCGCCCTGCAGACCGCGCTGAGCGATCTGGAAGTGAAATACGAGGAGCGCCGCGGCAAGCTCTGGCACCTCCGCTATCCGCTGGCCGACGGCAGCGGCGATGTCGTCGTGGCCACCACCCGGCCCGAGACGATGCTGGGCGATACGGCCGTGGCCGTGCATCCCGACGACGAGCGCTACCAGGGCATGATCGGCAAGCTCATGAACCACCCCCTCACGGGCCGCCAGATCCCCGTGGTGGCCGACAGCTTCGTGGATCCCGCCTTCGGCACTGGCTGCGTGAAGGTGACGCCCGCTCACGACCCCAATGACTTCGCCGCGGGCCAGCGCCTGGGCCTGGCCTCCATCACCATCATCGGCTTCGATGCCAAGATGACCCCCGAAGCGGGCGCCTACGCGGGCCTGGACCGCTTCGAGGCCCGCAAGCGCGTGGTGGCCGATCTCGAGGAGCAGGGCTTCCTCGTGAAGGTGGAGGACTACGTCAACAAGATCAGTCTCAGCGACCGCAGCGGCGCCGTGCTGGAACCGCTGGTCAGCGAGCAGTGGTTCATGGACGTGAAGGAGGCCGCGGCCAAGGCCCTCGAGGCCGTCAACACCGGCGCCATCCAGTTCACGCCCGAGCACCACGCCGCCGTGTGGAACCACTGGCTCACCAACATCCAGGATTGGTGCATCAGCCGCCAGCTGGTCTGGGGCCACCGCATTCCCGCCTGGACCTGCGCCAAGTGCGGGGAGCTTCATGTCGAGATGGAGGCGCCCGCCACATGCTGCGCATGTGGCGCAAAGGAACTGATCCAGGACCCGGACACGCTGGATACCTGGTTCAGCTCGGCGCTGTGGCCTTTCAGCGTGTTTGGGTGGCCGGATGAGAGCGACGAACTCAAGCGCTACTACCCCACCAGCGTGCTCATCACCGGCTACGACATCCTCTTCTTCTGGGTGGCGCGCATGGCCATGGCCGGCCTCACCTGGATGGGCGAGGTGCCCTTCCGGAAGGTCTACTTCAACAGCCTGGTGCGCGACGCCAGCGGCCAGAAGATGAGCAAGACCAAGGGCAACGTCATCGATCCGCTGGAAGTGATGGAGGAGTACGGCACGGACGCCCTGCGCTTCTCCCTGGCCATCATGGCCGCGCCCGGCACCGACATCGCCATGAGCACCGCCCGCCTGGAGGCCAGCCGCAACTTCTGCAACAAGCTGTGGAATGCGTCACGGTTCGTGCAGATGAACCTGGATGAGTCCATCACGCTGGCGACGGTGCCAGAATTCGGCGAGGCCGAATTCTGGTTGATCAAGGAAATGCGGGACACCTTGACGGCGGTGACAAAAGCCCTGGAGGAGTTCCGCTTCCACGAGGCCTCGGACCTGCTCTATCACCTGGTCTGGGATGATTTCTGCGCCACCTACATCGAGCTGGCCAAGGTTCAGCTGGTGAGCGGCACGGCGGGGCAGAAGGCCGCCATCCTGCATTTCCTCGACATCCTGCTCCGCGCGCTGCACCCCTTCGTGCCCTTCCTCACGGAGGAGATCCACGAGGCCATGATGGATGGCCGCCTGCGTGCCGGAGAACCGACGCTGCTGGCCCAGCGGTCCTGGCCCATGGATGAGCCGCTGCTGCAGGTCCGGGGCGGCGACGCCACGATCATTCCCCGCTTTCAGGAAATACTCTCTGCCCTCCTGCGTCTCAAAGCCGAGCAGGGCGTGGACCCCGCCAAGCGCGTGCCCGCCTTCTGCTCGTTGGTGGAACTCGAGCCCTTCACCGAAGCCCTGAAATCCATCGCCCGGCTGGAATCCGTCACCTTCACGAAGGACGACCTCGCCTCCCCCACCCGCACGGTGGCCGTGGTGGCGGGCGGCACCGTGGCCCTGGAGCTGGCGGGCCTCAAGGACCCGGTCGCCGAGAGGGCGAAGCTGGAGAAGGAGTTGGTCAAGCTGGAGAAGGAACTGGAACCCCTCCGCGCCCGCCTCGCCGATGAGAGCTTCGTCACCAAGGCCCCCGAGGCGGCCGTGGCCAAGCTGAGGGGCCAGGCCGAAGAGAGGGAGCAGAGACTGGCCCAAGTTCTCGCCCTGCTCGGAGGGTCTTGA
- a CDS encoding 3'-5' exonuclease has translation MNQQPLLESGSPALRELRFAVLDLETTGGSPKARWGKDGRFLQPSEITEVGLVRLSGRVVEDRWSSLASIQGFLPEEIQRLTGISLPMLAGAPPWEQVALKLAPKLEGRVWVAHHAPYDGSFLKAWLPEGVWRRHRLICTRLLAKKLIPELPRRGLAELCAFLGITNTRAHRALQDAEATSEALQHLLQRAEDQGLDGEAFLAIGEVPWNKV, from the coding sequence ATGAACCAGCAGCCGCTCCTCGAATCCGGCTCGCCCGCCCTGCGGGAGTTGCGATTCGCGGTGCTGGACCTGGAGACCACCGGCGGCAGCCCCAAGGCCCGCTGGGGCAAGGACGGGCGTTTCCTCCAGCCCTCGGAGATCACGGAAGTGGGCCTGGTGCGGCTGTCCGGCCGGGTGGTGGAGGACCGCTGGTCGAGCCTGGCCTCCATCCAGGGTTTCCTGCCCGAGGAGATCCAGCGCCTCACGGGCATCAGCCTGCCCATGCTGGCGGGCGCGCCGCCCTGGGAGCAGGTGGCCCTGAAGCTGGCCCCGAAGCTGGAAGGCCGCGTCTGGGTGGCCCACCACGCCCCCTATGACGGCAGCTTCCTCAAGGCCTGGCTGCCCGAGGGCGTGTGGCGCCGGCATCGCCTGATCTGCACCCGCCTGCTGGCCAAGAAGCTCATCCCCGAGCTGCCCCGCCGCGGCCTCGCCGAGCTGTGCGCGTTCCTCGGCATCACCAACACCCGCGCCCACCGGGCCCTCCAGGATGCCGAGGCCACCTCCGAGGCCCTGCAGCACCTGCTCCAGCGCGCGGAGGACCAGGGCCTGGACGGCGAGGCCTTCCTCGCCATCGGCGAAGTGCCCTGGAACAAGGTCTGA
- a CDS encoding TrpB-like pyridoxal phosphate-dependent enzyme, whose amino-acid sequence MQATRFVLEQHEIPTHWYNVVADMPNPPLPPLGPDGKPVGPEQMLAIFPGPILEQEMSGERWIPIPDEVREIYRLWRPSPLMRAVRLEQALGTPAKIYYKNEGVSPAGSHKPNTAVPQAFYNRQVGIKRLTTETGAGQWGSSMAFAGQMFGLDVRVYMVKVSYQQKPFRRSMMQTWGAEVLASPTDRTQAGRGILAAHPDSQGSLGIAISEAVEEAAGRPDTNYCLGSVLNHVLLHQTIIGLEAKKQFEKAGDWPDVIFGPCGGGSSFGGIALPFLADKACGKTPNLRLVAVEPTSCPTLTKGAYAYDYGDASGYTPIMMMYTLGHDFMPPGIHAGGLRYHGDSPLISQLVHEGLMEAVAVPQVATFEAGVLFAKAEGIIPAPESCHAIRAAIDEALRCKESGEPKTILFNLTGHGHFDMASYDRYFSGGLEDYEYPAEAIQESLRHLPKVD is encoded by the coding sequence GTGCAAGCCACTCGATTCGTCCTCGAGCAGCATGAGATCCCGACGCACTGGTACAACGTGGTCGCGGACATGCCCAACCCGCCCCTGCCGCCGCTGGGACCGGACGGCAAGCCCGTCGGCCCCGAGCAGATGCTGGCGATCTTTCCCGGCCCCATCCTCGAGCAGGAGATGTCGGGGGAACGCTGGATCCCCATTCCCGACGAGGTGCGCGAGATCTACCGGCTGTGGCGGCCCTCGCCGCTGATGCGGGCCGTCCGCCTGGAGCAGGCCCTCGGAACCCCCGCCAAGATCTACTACAAAAATGAGGGCGTTTCGCCCGCCGGTTCCCACAAGCCGAACACCGCCGTGCCGCAGGCCTTCTACAACAGGCAGGTCGGCATCAAGCGGCTGACCACCGAGACCGGGGCTGGCCAGTGGGGATCCTCCATGGCCTTCGCCGGCCAGATGTTCGGCCTCGACGTGCGGGTCTACATGGTGAAGGTGAGCTACCAGCAGAAGCCCTTCCGCCGCTCCATGATGCAGACCTGGGGTGCCGAGGTGCTGGCCAGCCCCACGGACCGCACCCAGGCCGGGCGCGGCATCCTGGCCGCCCACCCGGACAGCCAGGGCTCCCTGGGCATCGCCATCTCCGAGGCGGTCGAGGAGGCCGCCGGGCGCCCCGACACCAACTACTGCCTGGGTTCCGTGCTCAACCACGTGCTGCTGCACCAGACGATCATCGGCCTGGAGGCCAAGAAGCAGTTCGAGAAAGCCGGCGACTGGCCGGACGTGATCTTCGGCCCCTGCGGCGGCGGCTCGTCGTTTGGCGGCATCGCCCTGCCCTTCCTGGCGGACAAGGCCTGCGGGAAGACCCCCAACCTGAGGCTGGTGGCCGTGGAGCCCACCAGCTGCCCCACCCTCACCAAGGGCGCCTACGCCTACGACTACGGCGACGCCTCGGGCTACACCCCCATCATGATGATGTACACCCTGGGCCACGACTTCATGCCTCCGGGCATCCACGCCGGCGGCCTGCGCTACCACGGGGACAGCCCCCTGATTTCGCAGCTCGTGCACGAGGGCCTCATGGAGGCCGTGGCCGTGCCCCAGGTGGCCACCTTCGAGGCCGGCGTGCTGTTCGCCAAGGCCGAAGGCATCATCCCGGCCCCGGAATCCTGCCACGCCATCCGCGCCGCCATCGACGAGGCGCTGCGCTGCAAGGAGAGCGGCGAGCCGAAGACCATCCTCTTCAACCTCACCGGCCACGGCCACTTCGACATGGCCTCGTACGACCGCTACTTCTCCGGCGGCCTGGAGGACTACGAGTACCCCGCCGAAGCCATCCAGGAGTCCCTGCGCCACCTGCCGAAGGTGGACTGA
- a CDS encoding polysaccharide deacetylase family protein → MRRPLAWGLALALAGAGMLTLRHLPGHGPVQAPEAAAAALAAPPGPAWKGDPLLEALRSDLRLHRQLVLLFANEASLKGRDLTRALDAGHRLHHDRRDLVHQINLTLAKLSAQPAADRDPRIRTLLDWMEGDPELLDLDRLAFRDTLRLLLHGLGQDGSTGGLALQARLTRDLATLDHLEREVDAEYRGVFGAPGQPATGGRRERWDAYVTELRHRVSVADLLPHGVEPTPLPGPGPAAGGPKELFGTELPDKVLILSFDDGPHRLYTAEIMAILKQQRVPALFFQVGRNLGTQDASGQVRLGHLAPLTAELAHEGFVVGNHSYSHAQLSKETGAPLDLEIRETDQLLQAIPGAHSQLFRFPYGARTPLQLQALTPFHLRSVLWNIDSLDWADPVPSSVADRVLKVIAHERRGIILFHDIHDRAGKVLPVLIPKLRAEGYTFAGLDAKGELVTAVNP, encoded by the coding sequence ATGCGCCGACCTCTCGCGTGGGGTCTGGCCCTGGCCTTGGCCGGCGCGGGAATGCTCACGCTGCGGCACCTCCCCGGACACGGCCCGGTGCAGGCCCCGGAGGCCGCTGCGGCGGCCCTCGCCGCCCCCCCTGGCCCTGCGTGGAAAGGCGATCCCCTGCTGGAGGCCCTGCGATCGGACCTCCGCCTGCACCGCCAGCTCGTGCTGCTCTTCGCCAATGAAGCCAGCCTCAAGGGGAGGGATCTCACCCGGGCCCTGGATGCCGGCCACCGTCTCCACCATGACCGGCGGGACCTCGTCCACCAGATCAACCTGACGCTGGCGAAGCTCTCGGCCCAGCCAGCGGCCGACCGGGACCCCAGGATCCGAACCCTCCTCGACTGGATGGAAGGGGATCCAGAGCTGCTCGATCTGGATCGGCTGGCCTTCCGCGATACCCTGCGCCTCCTCCTGCACGGCCTCGGCCAGGACGGCTCCACCGGGGGACTGGCGCTGCAGGCGCGACTCACTCGGGATCTCGCCACCCTCGATCACCTGGAGCGCGAGGTGGACGCCGAATACCGCGGGGTCTTCGGAGCGCCGGGCCAGCCGGCCACCGGGGGGCGGCGGGAACGATGGGATGCCTACGTCACGGAGCTCCGCCACCGGGTCTCCGTGGCCGACCTCCTGCCCCACGGCGTCGAACCCACCCCTCTGCCCGGGCCGGGCCCTGCGGCTGGCGGCCCGAAGGAGCTCTTCGGCACGGAACTCCCGGACAAGGTGCTGATCCTCAGCTTCGACGACGGCCCCCATCGCCTCTACACCGCCGAGATCATGGCCATCCTCAAGCAGCAGCGCGTGCCGGCCCTTTTCTTCCAGGTGGGACGCAACCTGGGCACCCAGGACGCCTCGGGGCAGGTCCGCCTGGGGCACCTCGCCCCCCTCACCGCGGAACTGGCGCATGAGGGGTTCGTGGTGGGGAACCACAGCTACAGCCACGCCCAGCTGAGCAAGGAGACCGGCGCTCCCCTGGACCTGGAGATCCGCGAGACCGACCAGCTGCTGCAGGCCATCCCCGGGGCGCACAGCCAGCTCTTCCGCTTCCCCTACGGCGCGCGCACGCCCCTGCAGCTCCAGGCCCTGACGCCCTTCCACCTGCGGTCCGTCCTCTGGAACATCGACAGCCTGGACTGGGCGGATCCCGTGCCCAGCTCCGTCGCCGACCGCGTGCTGAAGGTCATCGCCCACGAGCGGCGCGGCATCATCCTCTTCCACGACATCCATGACCGGGCAGGAAAGGTGCTGCCCGTCCTGATTCCGAAGCTGCGGGCCGAGGGCTACACCTTCGCGGGACTGGACGCGAAGGGCGAGCTCGTGACGGCGGTCAACCCCTAG
- a CDS encoding cytochrome c3 family protein → MRLVRILALGLLSCLAVGVRAAEDKPLPAPHVKAKLICHDCHQKEKPTTAAVPDEACMICHGDYPAMKALTKDAKPNPHDPPRTEVHASITCTDCHRQHKPPVVKCLECHEGKFAFKIK, encoded by the coding sequence ATGCGTCTGGTTCGGATCCTGGCACTGGGGCTGCTGAGCTGCTTGGCGGTGGGGGTTCGGGCGGCCGAGGACAAGCCCCTGCCGGCGCCCCACGTCAAGGCCAAGCTCATCTGCCATGACTGCCATCAGAAGGAGAAGCCCACCACGGCGGCCGTGCCGGATGAGGCCTGCATGATCTGCCACGGCGACTACCCGGCCATGAAGGCCCTGACGAAGGATGCCAAGCCGAACCCCCACGACCCGCCCCGGACCGAGGTCCACGCTTCCATTACTTGCACCGACTGCCACCGCCAGCACAAGCCGCCGGTGGTGAAGTGCCTGGAATGCCACGAGGGGAAGTTCGCCTTCAAGATCAAGTAA
- a CDS encoding efflux RND transporter periplasmic adaptor subunit, whose amino-acid sequence MSNPVLILASALVLGAGPIRAALPVEGLVLPFRQVEVAAPVSSRITDMKVKEGEAVKEGQPLALLYGRLEELEAQRAKVLLERREFEAKGARKLYESRVIPEARALEARIDLDLARLQYETAAEQVRLRTVFAPMDGIVVTRAHDAGETVTTAQPLFRILDLSKVVVQIEVEPRQLTALAPGHRVRVSFPLAVQPILAEGEVVLVDPCADAQGRVRVKVVVENPERRIRSGIKALVDLPGPAQP is encoded by the coding sequence ATGTCCAATCCAGTCTTGATCCTCGCCTCGGCCCTGGTCCTCGGTGCCGGGCCCATCCGCGCGGCGCTGCCCGTGGAGGGGCTCGTCCTGCCCTTCCGTCAGGTGGAGGTCGCGGCGCCGGTGTCGAGCCGCATCACGGACATGAAGGTGAAGGAGGGCGAGGCCGTGAAGGAGGGCCAGCCTCTGGCCCTCCTCTATGGGAGGCTGGAGGAGCTGGAGGCCCAGCGGGCCAAGGTCCTGCTGGAACGGCGGGAATTCGAGGCCAAGGGGGCCCGGAAGCTCTACGAGAGCCGCGTCATCCCCGAGGCCAGGGCCCTGGAAGCGCGCATCGACCTGGATCTGGCCCGGCTGCAGTACGAGACCGCGGCCGAGCAGGTGCGACTCCGGACGGTGTTCGCCCCCATGGACGGCATCGTGGTGACGCGCGCTCATGACGCCGGCGAGACCGTCACCACCGCCCAGCCCCTGTTCAGGATCCTGGATCTCAGCAAGGTGGTGGTCCAGATCGAGGTGGAGCCGAGGCAGCTGACCGCCCTGGCGCCGGGGCACCGGGTCCGGGTCTCTTTCCCCCTGGCGGTCCAGCCCATCCTCGCCGAGGGCGAGGTGGTCCTCGTGGACCCCTGTGCGGATGCCCAGGGGCGGGTGCGCGTGAAGGTGGTGGTGGAGAATCCGGAGCGCCGGATCCGATCAGGCATCAAGGCCCTGGTGGATCTGCCCGGCCCGGCTCAGCCCTGA
- a CDS encoding YraN family protein gives MGSTRRGEAARRLGLRAERLTLWLLWARGWDLVAWRQKLGRWELDLLVCRGPELRLLEVKARRPGTWVGADTALEPEQRLRLQRALRTWLDRVPWPGAVSFQRVSWSGWRWRFHPPERWDALKLRRDPESR, from the coding sequence ATGGGTTCCACCCGACGCGGCGAGGCCGCCCGGCGCCTCGGCCTGCGGGCCGAGCGGCTCACGCTCTGGCTGCTCTGGGCCCGGGGCTGGGACCTGGTGGCCTGGCGCCAGAAGCTGGGCCGCTGGGAGCTGGACCTCCTGGTGTGCCGCGGCCCGGAGCTGCGGCTGCTGGAGGTGAAGGCCCGGCGTCCCGGCACCTGGGTGGGAGCCGACACCGCCCTGGAGCCCGAGCAGCGACTCCGCCTGCAGCGCGCACTGCGCACCTGGCTCGACCGGGTGCCCTGGCCGGGCGCGGTCAGCTTCCAGCGGGTGAGCTGGTCGGGCTGGCGCTGGCGCTTCCATCCCCCGGAGCGTTGGGATGCCCTGAAGCTGCGGCGAGATCCCGAATCCCGCTGA